One Microbacterium esteraromaticum genomic window carries:
- a CDS encoding FBP domain-containing protein, giving the protein MRPIDERAIRASFRNASRKEASSLTLPPDFDAIDFERLDYLGWFDPKMPRRAYVVTEVDGEPVGVLLQRTEQRTRRRAQCSWCDDVTLRNDVQFFSARKAGGAGRNGDTIGTLICENFGCSANVRRLPPLAYEGYDRELARELRMLRLREHVDAFVRELG; this is encoded by the coding sequence ATGCGTCCCATCGACGAGCGCGCCATCCGCGCGTCCTTCCGCAACGCCTCTCGCAAGGAGGCCTCATCGCTCACCCTCCCACCCGACTTCGACGCGATCGACTTCGAACGGCTCGACTACCTCGGCTGGTTCGACCCGAAGATGCCCCGCCGCGCGTACGTGGTCACCGAGGTCGACGGCGAGCCCGTCGGCGTACTGCTGCAGCGCACAGAGCAGCGCACTCGCAGGCGCGCGCAGTGCTCGTGGTGCGACGACGTCACTCTGCGCAACGACGTGCAGTTCTTCTCGGCGCGCAAGGCCGGTGGCGCCGGTCGCAACGGCGACACGATCGGCACGCTGATCTGCGAGAACTTCGGCTGCTCGGCCAATGTGCGCCGGCTGCCTCCGCTCGCATACGAGGGGTACGACCGCGAGCTCGCGCGCGAGCTGCGCATGCTCCGGCTGCGCGAGCACGTCGACGCATTCGTGCGCGAACTCGGCTGA
- a CDS encoding cysteine hydrolase family protein: protein MSRGWLVVIDPQNIFASPDSEWGSPFFAAAMENIRLLAERFGERVLVTRWMPTADRSTSWGEYFAAWPFADQPPTDALFDLVPEATGLSPRATLDLPTFGKWGGEIESVVGPGAHIVLTGVSTDCCVLSTALAAADAGAHLTIVTDACAGSTAENHAAALHVMGLYPPQITLQTTAETLG, encoded by the coding sequence GTGAGCAGAGGATGGCTGGTCGTCATCGACCCGCAGAACATCTTCGCCTCTCCTGATTCGGAATGGGGCTCGCCGTTCTTCGCAGCGGCGATGGAGAACATCCGGCTGCTCGCCGAGCGCTTCGGCGAGCGGGTGCTGGTGACCAGGTGGATGCCGACGGCTGACCGGTCGACGTCATGGGGCGAGTACTTCGCCGCGTGGCCGTTCGCCGACCAGCCGCCGACGGATGCCCTCTTCGACCTCGTGCCGGAGGCCACGGGCCTCTCGCCGCGAGCGACGCTCGACCTTCCGACGTTCGGCAAGTGGGGCGGCGAGATCGAGAGCGTCGTCGGCCCAGGCGCGCATATCGTGCTCACAGGGGTCTCGACCGACTGCTGCGTGCTGTCGACCGCGCTGGCGGCGGCGGATGCCGGGGCGCACCTCACCATCGTCACCGACGCCTGCGCGGGATCGACCGCCGAGAACCATGCGGCCGCACTGCACGTGATGGGACTGTACCCACCGCAGATCACGCTGCAGACGACCGCAGAGACTCTGGGCTGA
- a CDS encoding kynureninase translates to MTDITADLLAEARKLDQADPLAHHLSAFADAPGVVAYLDGNSLGRPLRDLPEKAAAFIRDDWGTRLIRSWDEQWMALPMSLGDRIGAIALGAAKGQTVVADSTSVMLYKLMRAAMAARPGRSEIVIEAGNFPTDRFIAAGVANETGATLRWVEPDPISGVSAEQVAAAVSERTALVALSHVDYRSGSLAQMPEITAVVKDAGGLMLWDLCHSVGVVPVQLDEWGVDMAVGCTYKYLNGGPGSPAFGYLRAEHHGAVTQPIHGWWGAADIFAMGPEYAPVAGIRQLLSGTPPVLSMLAMQGMLDLIEAEGITALRAKSITLTDFAIRAYDALLAPLGVRLLSPREASRRGGHVTIGHDSFQEVTKRLWADGVIPDFRFPDGIRLGLSPLSTSHEETLRGVIAVRDALQS, encoded by the coding sequence ATGACCGACATCACCGCCGACCTGCTCGCCGAGGCCCGCAAGCTCGACCAGGCCGATCCGCTCGCCCATCACCTCAGCGCGTTCGCCGACGCTCCTGGCGTCGTCGCATACCTCGACGGCAACTCCCTCGGCCGACCGCTGCGCGACCTGCCCGAGAAGGCGGCCGCGTTCATCCGCGACGACTGGGGCACGCGGCTGATCCGCTCGTGGGACGAGCAGTGGATGGCGCTGCCGATGAGCCTCGGCGACCGGATCGGCGCGATCGCCCTGGGCGCCGCGAAAGGACAGACCGTGGTCGCCGACTCGACCAGTGTGATGCTCTACAAGCTCATGCGGGCTGCGATGGCGGCGCGCCCCGGCCGCAGCGAGATCGTCATCGAGGCGGGCAACTTCCCCACCGACCGCTTCATCGCCGCCGGGGTCGCGAACGAGACCGGCGCGACGCTGCGCTGGGTGGAGCCCGACCCGATCTCCGGCGTGAGCGCAGAGCAGGTCGCCGCCGCGGTGTCCGAGCGCACTGCGCTCGTCGCGCTCAGCCACGTCGACTACCGCTCGGGCTCGCTCGCGCAGATGCCCGAGATCACCGCCGTGGTGAAGGATGCCGGCGGGCTGATGCTCTGGGATCTGTGCCACTCCGTCGGCGTCGTGCCCGTGCAGCTCGACGAGTGGGGCGTCGACATGGCGGTCGGGTGCACCTACAAGTACCTGAACGGCGGGCCGGGCTCTCCCGCTTTCGGCTACCTGCGGGCCGAGCATCACGGCGCCGTGACGCAGCCGATCCACGGCTGGTGGGGCGCGGCCGACATCTTCGCGATGGGACCGGAGTACGCCCCGGTCGCGGGCATCCGGCAGCTGCTCAGCGGCACCCCTCCCGTGCTGTCCATGCTCGCGATGCAGGGCATGCTCGACCTGATCGAGGCCGAGGGCATCACCGCCCTCCGGGCGAAGTCGATCACGCTCACCGACTTCGCGATCCGCGCCTACGATGCGCTGCTCGCCCCGCTCGGCGTGCGACTGCTGTCGCCGCGCGAGGCGTCGCGCCGTGGCGGGCACGTGACCATCGGGCACGACTCGTTCCAGGAGGTCACGAAGCGGCTGTGGGCCGACGGCGTGATCCCCGACTTCCGGTTCCCCGACGGCATCCGCCTCGGCCTGTCGCCCCTGAGCACCTCGCACGAGGAGACCCTGCGCGGTGTCATCGCCGTGCGCGACGCGCTGCAGTCATGA
- a CDS encoding hydrolase: MRSVTFFDGEGLREGTVVARDRAPQLFDRPAPAGTARLDGVVTGLFTDHHVHLQLVDHALLAASRLGRVVDLGADPNWISDVPGPVVVGYAGPFLTAPGGYPSDRAWAPPGSVREIPDAEHAARAVDELAAFGVSFIKVVAHGEAGPVLDDDAFRAVVRQAAVHRIPVVAHAEGRGQAQRAVRLGATRLAHAPFSEPLSDAEIAAQAASASWISTMAVHDGAARSIAVDNVRRFAAAGGEILYGTDMGNGPTPVDLREAEVDALRAAGIDGVDLLASLSPADPLDGGPLLLLPHGDPNRARRLTLADIDITEP, encoded by the coding sequence ATGCGGTCGGTCACGTTCTTCGACGGAGAGGGCCTGCGCGAGGGCACGGTCGTCGCGCGCGACCGCGCGCCGCAGCTGTTCGACAGGCCCGCGCCTGCCGGCACGGCGCGCCTCGACGGCGTGGTGACCGGGCTCTTCACAGACCACCACGTGCATCTGCAGCTCGTCGATCACGCGCTGCTGGCGGCCTCACGGCTCGGCCGGGTGGTCGATCTCGGCGCCGATCCGAACTGGATCTCCGACGTCCCGGGCCCGGTCGTCGTCGGCTATGCCGGTCCCTTCCTCACCGCGCCAGGCGGCTATCCCTCGGATCGGGCCTGGGCGCCTCCGGGTTCGGTGCGGGAGATCCCGGATGCCGAGCACGCCGCTCGTGCGGTCGACGAACTCGCCGCATTCGGAGTGTCGTTCATCAAGGTCGTCGCGCACGGCGAGGCCGGCCCCGTCCTCGACGATGACGCCTTCCGTGCTGTCGTGCGTCAGGCGGCCGTGCATCGCATACCCGTCGTTGCGCACGCCGAGGGCCGTGGTCAGGCGCAGCGCGCTGTGCGCCTCGGCGCCACCCGCCTCGCGCACGCCCCGTTCAGCGAGCCGTTGAGCGATGCCGAGATAGCGGCTCAAGCGGCATCCGCGTCGTGGATCTCGACCATGGCCGTCCACGACGGCGCGGCGCGTTCGATCGCCGTCGACAACGTGCGCCGGTTCGCCGCCGCCGGAGGCGAGATCCTCTACGGCACCGACATGGGCAACGGGCCCACCCCCGTCGACCTGCGCGAGGCCGAGGTCGACGCGCTGCGCGCCGCGGGCATCGACGGGGTCGACCTGCTGGCATCCCTCTCCCCCGCCGACCCGCTCGACGGCGGCCCCCTGCTTCTGCTTCCCCACGGCGATCCGAACCGGGCTCGCCGCCTGACCCTCGCTGACATCGACATCACGGAGCCGTGA
- a CDS encoding PaaX family transcriptional regulator encodes MLDDIEARPGSTTSLLRTLIGLYLRPLGGRISSAALVRLAGDLGIPAARARTAITRLKQRGLLIATADAGYALNPAALPMLERGDRRIFSVRTMAAGDEWMLVSATIPETRRDLRHQLRRRLQFLGAGAVTAGLWILPGHLAGEVDQLLAELDARSYATLFRTSDPMPAEPLPDAAARWWDLEALRAEHERFLASLVDLDRAEPFAAYVRLIDSWRVLPYVDPGLPASLLPEDWPGERSVQEFERLSSALTSQALAHARGAVGRS; translated from the coding sequence GTGCTCGATGACATCGAGGCGCGGCCCGGCAGCACCACCTCGCTGCTGCGCACCCTGATCGGGCTGTATCTGCGCCCGCTCGGCGGACGCATCTCGTCTGCCGCGCTCGTGCGCCTGGCGGGCGACCTGGGCATCCCCGCGGCGCGGGCGCGCACGGCGATCACCCGGCTCAAGCAGCGCGGCCTGCTGATCGCGACTGCGGACGCCGGGTACGCGCTCAACCCGGCCGCGCTGCCGATGCTCGAGCGCGGCGACAGGCGCATCTTCTCGGTGCGCACGATGGCGGCGGGCGATGAGTGGATGCTCGTGTCGGCCACCATCCCCGAGACGCGCAGAGACCTCAGGCACCAGCTGCGACGACGGCTGCAGTTCCTCGGCGCCGGAGCGGTGACGGCGGGGCTCTGGATCCTGCCCGGCCACCTCGCCGGCGAGGTCGATCAGCTGCTGGCGGAGCTGGACGCTCGTTCCTACGCGACGCTCTTCCGCACCAGCGATCCGATGCCGGCCGAGCCGCTGCCCGACGCCGCCGCACGATGGTGGGATCTGGAGGCGCTGCGCGCCGAGCACGAGCGCTTCCTGGCCTCGCTCGTCGACCTCGACCGCGCCGAGCCGTTCGCCGCCTATGTGCGCCTGATCGACAGCTGGCGAGTGCTGCCCTACGTCGACCCCGGGCTGCCCGCGTCGCTGCTGCCCGAGGACTGGCCCGGCGAGCGCAGCGTGCAGGAGTTCGAGCGGCTGTCGTCGGCGCTGACCTCGCAGGCGCTGGCTCATGCGCGCGGCGCCGTCGGCCGAAGCTGA
- a CDS encoding glutamate-cysteine ligase family protein — protein MGDSVAAQSFSRQDRTLFRSRVRRCLDALASMLADGQFDVSEPQLGLEIELNLVNDKCEPAMSNEKVLEAIASPAFQTELGQFNVEINVAPRPIATGSIQELENVLRAALNAADDRAHEVGCGLAMIGMLPTLDEHHFTEEWISADPRYSLLGQQVLAARGEDIELRLDGGALTDGGPREVLDIVCDTILPEAACTSVQLHLQVPPEEFASYWNSAQAIAGVQVALAANSPFFAGRALWHETRIPMFEQATDTRSQELKNQGVRPRVWFGERWITSIFDLFEENSRYFPALLPVSSDEDPFEVLAGGGIPSLSELRMHNGTVYRWNRPIYDTQDGGYHLRLENRVLPAGPSIADVLADAAFYYGLVRSLAEADRPLWTQMTFDAAEENLHSAARDGIESRLYWPGVGWVGPRELVLRRLLPLAAEGLDAYGATSEVRDRYLGIIEQRCLTGRNGATWQRSHVAAREAAGESRSQALHGMLADYLERMHSGEPVHTWEP, from the coding sequence ATGGGAGACAGCGTCGCCGCTCAGAGCTTCTCGCGTCAGGATCGAACCCTGTTCCGCAGCAGGGTTCGACGATGCCTCGACGCCCTCGCCTCGATGCTCGCCGACGGGCAGTTCGACGTATCCGAGCCGCAGCTCGGCCTCGAGATCGAGCTGAATCTCGTCAATGACAAGTGCGAGCCGGCGATGTCGAACGAGAAGGTGCTCGAGGCGATCGCGAGCCCGGCGTTCCAGACCGAGCTCGGCCAGTTCAACGTCGAGATCAACGTCGCGCCTCGCCCCATCGCGACCGGCAGCATCCAGGAGCTCGAGAACGTGCTGCGCGCCGCCCTCAATGCCGCCGACGACCGGGCGCACGAGGTGGGCTGCGGGCTGGCGATGATCGGAATGCTGCCGACGCTCGACGAGCACCACTTCACCGAGGAGTGGATCTCCGCCGACCCGCGCTACAGCCTGCTCGGTCAGCAGGTCCTCGCCGCCCGCGGCGAGGACATCGAGCTGCGTCTCGACGGCGGCGCGCTCACCGACGGCGGACCCCGCGAGGTCCTCGACATCGTGTGCGACACGATCCTGCCCGAGGCCGCGTGCACGTCTGTGCAGCTGCACCTTCAGGTGCCGCCGGAGGAGTTCGCGTCGTATTGGAACTCGGCGCAGGCGATCGCCGGCGTGCAGGTCGCGCTCGCCGCGAACTCGCCCTTCTTCGCCGGGCGGGCGCTCTGGCATGAGACGCGCATCCCGATGTTCGAGCAGGCCACAGACACCCGCTCTCAGGAGCTGAAGAACCAGGGCGTGCGCCCAAGGGTCTGGTTCGGCGAGCGCTGGATCACCTCGATCTTCGACCTGTTCGAGGAGAACTCCCGGTACTTCCCCGCCCTGCTGCCCGTGTCGAGCGACGAGGACCCGTTCGAGGTGCTCGCCGGCGGAGGCATCCCGTCGCTCTCGGAGCTGCGGATGCACAACGGCACGGTCTACCGCTGGAACCGGCCCATCTACGACACGCAGGACGGCGGCTACCACCTGCGGCTCGAGAACCGCGTGCTGCCCGCGGGGCCCAGCATCGCCGATGTGCTCGCCGACGCGGCGTTCTACTACGGGCTCGTGCGCTCGCTCGCGGAGGCCGATCGCCCGCTGTGGACGCAGATGACCTTCGACGCCGCCGAGGAGAACCTGCATTCCGCGGCGCGCGACGGCATCGAGTCGCGGCTGTACTGGCCGGGTGTCGGCTGGGTCGGCCCGCGCGAGCTGGTGCTGCGGCGGCTGCTGCCGCTCGCCGCCGAGGGGCTGGATGCCTATGGCGCGACCTCCGAGGTGCGCGACCGCTACCTCGGCATCATCGAGCAGCGCTGCCTGACCGGCCGCAACGGAGCCACCTGGCAGCGGTCGCACGTGGCGGCTCGCGAGGCGGCCGGCGAGTCGCGCTCGCAGGCGCTGCACGGCATGCTCGCCGACTATCTCGAGCGGATGCACTCCGGCGAACCGGTGCACACCTGGGAGCCCTGA
- a CDS encoding DsbA family protein → MKNSVKAVIITGGLIMVLLIGLLVYAVAQRAESENDPKPQVLREESHVLDDAGPDAVTVVEFLDFECEACGAYYPVVEDLRQKYAGQITYAVRYFPLPGHVNSMNAALAAEAAAQQGEFEAMYQHLFETQAEWGGAAEPNAETFRALAEEVGLDMDAYDAAVDDPATAERVRRDKSEGTFLGVEGTPTFFVDGRKVTITRWGDLEKAIIEAQSR, encoded by the coding sequence ATGAAGAACTCCGTCAAGGCCGTCATCATCACGGGCGGCCTGATCATGGTGCTGCTGATCGGTCTGCTCGTGTACGCCGTCGCACAGCGCGCCGAGTCCGAGAACGACCCGAAGCCGCAGGTGCTGCGCGAGGAGTCGCACGTGCTCGATGACGCCGGGCCGGACGCGGTGACCGTGGTGGAGTTCCTCGACTTCGAGTGCGAGGCGTGCGGCGCCTACTACCCCGTGGTCGAAGACCTGCGACAGAAGTACGCCGGGCAGATCACCTATGCGGTGCGCTACTTCCCCCTGCCCGGGCACGTGAACTCGATGAACGCGGCCCTCGCCGCCGAGGCGGCCGCCCAGCAGGGTGAGTTCGAGGCGATGTACCAGCACCTCTTCGAGACGCAGGCCGAGTGGGGCGGGGCCGCCGAGCCGAACGCCGAGACGTTCCGCGCTCTCGCCGAGGAGGTGGGCCTCGACATGGACGCGTACGACGCTGCGGTCGACGACCCCGCCACGGCGGAGCGGGTGCGCCGCGACAAGTCGGAGGGAACCTTCCTCGGCGTCGAGGGGACTCCCACGTTCTTCGTCGACGGGCGGAAGGTCACCATCACGAGATGGGGCGATCTGGAGAAGGCGATCATCGAAGCGCAGTCGCGCTGA
- the kynA gene encoding tryptophan 2,3-dioxygenase: MATGDNERTLEDGIVTDLKDRMTYGSYLDLDRLLSSQHPVSQPEHHDEMLFIIQHQTTELWLKLVQHELGTARDRLADDDLRSALKHIARVKHIQEVLTQQWSVLATLTPTEYAQFRGDLGNSSGFQSVQYRAVEFALGNKNERMLSVFRDHPENLAMLTAEWERPTLYDEFLRYASRRGLPIPQEILDRDVRQPYREHPELVQAIREIYEHPHEHWDLYEACEELVDVEDNFQFWRFRHLRTVTRTIGMKVGTGGSSGVSFLQRALDLTFFPELYSVRTEIGR; this comes from the coding sequence ATGGCCACCGGCGACAACGAACGCACGCTCGAAGACGGCATCGTCACCGACCTCAAGGATCGGATGACCTACGGGTCGTACCTCGACCTCGACCGGCTCCTCAGCTCTCAGCATCCGGTCTCGCAGCCCGAGCACCACGACGAGATGCTGTTCATCATCCAGCACCAGACGACCGAGCTCTGGCTCAAGCTCGTGCAGCACGAGCTGGGCACAGCGCGTGACCGCCTCGCCGACGACGACCTGCGTTCGGCGCTCAAGCACATCGCCCGCGTCAAGCACATCCAGGAGGTGCTGACGCAGCAGTGGTCGGTGCTCGCCACCCTCACTCCCACCGAGTACGCGCAGTTCCGCGGCGACCTGGGCAATTCGTCTGGCTTCCAGTCGGTGCAGTACCGCGCTGTGGAGTTCGCGCTCGGCAACAAGAACGAGCGGATGCTCAGCGTCTTCCGTGATCACCCCGAGAACCTCGCCATGCTCACCGCCGAATGGGAGCGCCCGACCCTGTACGACGAGTTCCTGCGCTACGCCTCGCGCCGCGGTCTGCCCATTCCGCAGGAGATCCTCGACCGCGACGTGCGCCAGCCCTACCGCGAGCACCCCGAGCTCGTGCAGGCGATCCGCGAGATCTATGAGCACCCCCACGAGCACTGGGACCTCTACGAGGCCTGCGAGGAGCTCGTCGACGTCGAGGACAACTTCCAGTTCTGGCGCTTCCGTCACCTGCGCACCGTCACTCGCACCATCGGCATGAAGGTCGGCACCGGCGGCTCCAGCGGTGTGAGCTTCCTGCAGCGGGCACTGGATCTGACGTTCTTCCCCGAGCTCTACAGCGTGCGCACCGAGATCGGCCGCTGA